ATTGAGCAACGAAAGGCTTAAGTTTGATAATTTAAATAATCGAAGTCCGGGGTGAATAATAAAATGGTTGGACTGATCGGAAGAAAGATTGGAATGACGCAAGTCTTTGATGATAGCGGTATTCTGGTGCCTGTAACAGTAATTAGCATTGCTAAAAATATAGCTATTGCATGCAAAACTGAAGAGAAAGATGGATATAAGGCGGTAGTGCTTGGTAGCGTTGATATGAAAGCTAAGCAAGTTAGTAAGCCTTATTTGGGGCAGTTTAAAGATGTTGCTCCTAAAAAGGCGTTAGTTGAGTTTCGTGATTTTGACAAAGAGTACAAAGTGGGCGACGAATTTGGGGTCGAACTTTTTGAAAGTGTGCGCTTTGTGGATATAATTGGCACGAGCAAAGGTAAGGGTTTTGCTGGGGTTATGAAGCGGCATAACTTCCACGGCGGCCGCAAGACGCATGGCTCTGATTTTCATCGTGAGCCGGGCTCTACAGGTCAAAACACTATGCCG
This DNA window, taken from Spirochaetaceae bacterium, encodes the following:
- the rplC gene encoding 50S ribosomal protein L3, producing MVGLIGRKIGMTQVFDDSGILVPVTVISIAKNIAIACKTEEKDGYKAVVLGSVDMKAKQVSKPYLGQFKDVAPKKALVEFRDFDKEYKVGDEFGVELFESVRFVDIIGTSKGKGFAGVMKRHNFHGGRKTHGSDFHREPGSTGQNTMPGNTKKGRKMPGRMGNERVTVQSLRVVKVDAENGVVLVKGAIPGANNNFVLVRKAKKKG